The genomic segment GCTACAATATGGTTTCAGGTGTAGCCAATACTCCTGTTTCTGCTGTATCTGAGGTTACAGTCAATGCAGAGGATAAGAGTATAGTAGCTCCATTCAATCTCTTTGGATTGGATTTGGATGGTGATATAACCCTTTCATATGTACTCTCTATGTCAGATGGCACTACTCTTAAGGGTTCTGCTGACGTTAAGGATGCTTTGGCTAACTTCAACGATGGTAGTATTGAGGATGTCAATATCAATGTAGAGAATGCAGAATTTGAAGATCCAACCTTTAATTTCCCATATAATTCTATCTATGCATGGGGTAGTGCTACATCTGCAGGCTGGGATTGGAATGACAAGGCTATCGAACTGACTAAGGTAAATAAATATACTTATTCTGCTGAAATGGAATTGAAGGCAGGCGAACTTAAGTTTATGCTTGGTGGTAGTAACTGGGATGGATTGCAGGCTTGGCTGATAGCGGCAACTCCTGGTGCTTCACTTTCTGAAACAGCTGCCGAGGTTGTCAGTCGTGCAGATGGTGATTCTCACGACTATAAGTGGAGTGTGAGCGCTACCGAAGCAGGCAAATACCAGATAGTTATCAATCTGAAGAAGATGACGATGACTGCAACCAAGATAGATTAACGTATTTTTAATAACCAAACTTGAATAAAGCTATAAATATGAAGAAACATAAAATTTCCCTCTCCGAGCGAGAAGGACTGTTGAGTATTTTGCTCTTAAGTTTAATGATGATGCTTCCTGCATGGCTTTCTGCTCAAACTGTAAAATCTCCAGATGGCAATCTGAGTGTTACTTTCTCGCTCAATGACAAAGGAACCCCGGTCTATCAAGTAGATTACAAAGGCAAGACTGTCATTAACCCAAGTACATTGGGCATTGAGTTGGCGGAGGAAAACTCTTTGATGGATAAGTTCCGTAT from the Segatella copri genome contains:
- a CDS encoding FimB/Mfa2 family fimbrial subunit, whose translation is MKRILKSISYMAVMATAVATFSSCEDELPDPIVKPRTAVTIQTDWGACGLNNVPNSYYLSVNDEVSTVSGNTQQLTLKSNNDYTFRCYNGTSHITVAEARATVDASTFMVNDANAINGNPDAFCYGVATETDLTGDSRSYTIAMKRLTRKLTLTTPDLAAKNAEGKDLSVQGGYAILTGAYSSYNMVSGVANTPVSAVSEVTVNAEDKSIVAPFNLFGLDLDGDITLSYVLSMSDGTTLKGSADVKDALANFNDGSIEDVNINVENAEFEDPTFNFPYNSIYAWGSATSAGWDWNDKAIELTKVNKYTYSAEMELKAGELKFMLGGSNWDGLQAWLIAATPGASLSETAAEVVSRADGDSHDYKWSVSATEAGKYQIVINLKKMTMTATKID